In Eupeodes corollae chromosome 3, idEupCoro1.1, whole genome shotgun sequence, a single genomic region encodes these proteins:
- the LOC129950319 gene encoding uncharacterized protein LOC129950319, producing MMMEENQTVSKNSNSSRIESIKHYCRVCTSNPKTKRTHPEENIRIFSRTGLLSILQKFLHLEVSEDDPLPKTICKKCFEKLMAIEYLQIVAKRSESLFKDFLANRCTKPVAKTQSSAKTDFNIKPAPINIEKKPEEVIVDVSMSDPLTKDIKKKLQVAQSKRDSIGLAFTPDHISKNAVTSSPLTQVPVTIVHRMPKKRKITPNPLEKNQIVQIPLPHPHPSLQPQKSSTTTVTLENPPKKQFSLLKPKANPTSPLRHISEAPSIPQNVEIHPVVSGNPQVMGHGMPLGSIIKDVDLLKLILKALKWPFNNQTLDLQIQRLKNTNFNDIIVDPNLLQDTDLIQILGPLIAPLPVTMRQQTYHITIPPETLETPPTTMSYKLPAETSVQIITVPATEKESSHGKDRPTKRHNKSSSMRKKSSLVPRPRLSSQVIVVSDDSEDNRPLQIAATTNDDIPNFGVQLDPAVYPGVGENSNSNEAMLATLNRQREAMMRMHRSKRKQSLNCAKNVEMVDDIMIVDEGFHMEEAYPVVLQSNKNLEMEDMLPVASTSQRKSAPNKNFAPLESVKSDIAFPQIKTQPTPRSKSLTSMKPVRCLTEHLKPEKVPPIHGFAKLKEDSSLPPLKRVKLLPKSAGQIQVKEPSKLVYMSKNTTVADADSTTKIVTKESKSPKPTKPLWNFSKISKAKRAAQAHRSESIEQRSSSAKNQGTEKNEKSDKDVIVLVACEDECAEKQKKTPEVVATSKKKKNLKNPTPIRSEKRKNDYKVLATFDVSDEEMEPLQVSDTSAKHSVEEKTTPPVEEEEASKTETNESPTADCVEETVEAVNDLPNVAAKEPNPTEIDPLAEKDKDTDPINVPEIAIKAENNESIDIKKEDLESTYEGQAVKLEPTTKSASKMAIKSEIAKSTRSSGKRKAIQKEEEPPIETMNFRPARKSKTLSKYYKGPPLSGTPGRCMRSRT from the exons atgatgatggAGGAAAATCAAACagtttctaaaaattcaaatagttCTCGGATAGAATCTATAAAACATTATTGTCGTGTGTGTACTTCTAATCCTAAAACTAAAAGAACCCATCCCGAGGAAAACATCAGGATATTCTCACGAACTGGTCTCTTATCGATTCTGCAAAAATTTCTACATCTGGAA GTTTCAGAAGATGACCCACTGCCGAAGACAATATGCAAGAAATGCTTTGAAAAACTTATGGCCATTGAATACCTTCAAATTGTGGCCAAACGAAGCGAGAGTCTCTTTAAAGATTTCCTTGCAAACAGATGtacaaaa CCGGTCGCAAAAACCCAAAGCAGTGCAAAAACTGATTTCAACATCAAACCAGCGCCAATTAATATAGAAAAGAAACCTGAAGAAGTTATTGTTGATGTCTCGATGTCAGATCCTTTGACAAAGGAtatcaagaaaaaattacaagTAGCTCAAAGCAAAAGAGATTCAATAGGATTGGCATTTACTCCCGATCATATAAGTAAAAATGCCGTAACCAGCAGTCCACTTACTCAAGTTCCAGTTACAATTGTACATCGAATGCCCAAAAAGAGGAAGATAACACCGAACCCGttagagaaaaatcaaattgtccaaattcctcttcctcatcctcATCCTAGTCTTCAACCTCAGAAGAGCAGCACAACAACAGTTACTTTAGAGAATCCTCCTAAAAAGCAATTTTCCCTACTCAAACCTAAAGCTAACCCAACTTCTCCCCTAAGGCATATCTCTGAGGCTCCTTCAATACcacaaaatgttgaaattcaTCCAGTGGTTTCAGGAAATCCTCAAGTCATGGGACACGGAATGCCACTAGGCAGTATTATCAAAGATGTAGATCTTTTGAAGTTGATTCTGAAAGCCCTAAAATGGCCTTTCAATAATCAAACCCTTGATCTTCAAATACAACGTTTGAAGAACACAAACTTCAACGATATCATAGTGGATCCAAATCTTCTGCAAGACACCGATCTCATACAAATTCTTGGTCCACTTATAGCACCGCTTCCGGTTACCATGCGACAGCAAACCTATCACATAACAATCCCTCCTGAGACGTTGGAAACACCTCCAACTACCATGTCCTACAAACTGCCAGCTGAGACCTCAGTTCAAATTATCACAGTTCCTGCTACCGAAAAAGAATCCTCCCACGGAAAAGATCGGCCAACAAAACGCCATAATAAAAGTTCGTCGATGCGAAAGAAGTCCTCCCTTGTGCCACGGCCACGTTTAAGCTCCCAAGTTATAGTTGTTTCGGATGATAGTGAAGACAATCGCCCCTTGCAGATAGCAGCCACAACAAATGATGATATCCCCAACTTCGGGGTGCAACTTGATCCGGCTGTGTATCCTGGGGTGGGAGAAAACTCGAATAGCAACGAAGCAATGCTCGCAACACTCAACCGCCAGCGAGAAGCTATGATGCGTATGCACAgaagcaaaagaaaacaaagtttgAATTGTGCGAAGAACGTCGAAATGGTCGACGATATAATGATAGTAGACGAAGGATTCCACATGGAGGAGGCTTACCCAGTAGTTTTGCAATCAAACAAAAACCTAGAAATGGAAGATATGCTACCGGTTGCTTCTACTTCTCAGCGAAAGTCTGCACCAAATAAGAATTTTGCTCCTTTGGAATCTGTAAAGTCGGATATTGCTTTTCCGCAAATAAAAACTCAACCGACACCACGTTCAAAGTCATTGACTTCAATGAAACCAGTTAGGTGCTTAACGGAGCATTTGAAGCCAGAAAAAGTGCCTCCCATACATGGTTTTGCTAAATTAAAGGAAGATTCAAGTTTGCCACCTCTGAAGAGAGTCAAATTATTGCCAAAGAGTGCAGGTCAAATTCAAGTTAAGGAGCCTTCAAAACTTGTTTATATGTCTAAGAATACCACCGTTGCCGATGCTGACTCGACAACGAAAATAGTGACAAAAGAATCGAAATCTCCAAAGCCTACCAAACCGCTTTGGAACTTTAGCAAAATATCAAAAGCTAAAAGAGCAGCACAAGCTCACAGGAGCGAATCAATTGAGCAGAGAAGTTCTAGCGCAAAAAATCAGGGAACTGAAAAGAATGAGAAGTCAGATAAGGATGTCATAGTGCTTGTGGCTTGCGAAGATGAATGTGCTGAAAAGCAGAAGAAAACACCCGAAGTAGTAGCCACatcgaagaaaaagaaaaaccttaaaaacccAACTCCCATTCGTtcggaaaaaagaaaaaatgattacaAAGTCCTTGCCACCTTCGATGTAAGCGATGAAGAAATGGAACCACTACAAGTTTCGGATACATCGGCGAAACATTCTGTTGAAGAAAAAACCACACCTCcagttgaagaagaagaagcttcTAAAACAGAAACAAATGAGTCGCCGACGGCGGATTGTGTTGAAGAGACTGTAGAGGCTGTGAATGATTTACCAAATGTAGCCGCAAAAGAACCAAACCCAACTGAAATTGATCCGCTTGCCGAAAAGGACAAAGATACAGACCCCATCAATGTGCCAGAAATTGCGATCAAAGCCGAAAACAACGAATCAATTGacattaaaaaagaagatttgGA ATCTACTTATGAAGGACAAGCAGTGAAACTTGAGCCCACAACTAAAAGTGCTAGTAAAATGGCAATCAAATCGGAAATCGCAAAATCTACCCGATCTTCAGGGAAACGAAAAGCAATTCAAAAGGAGGAGGAACCACCAATAGAGAC aatgAATTTCAGACCAGCAAGAAAAAGTAAAACCTTGTCCAAGTATTACAAAGGGCCACCATTGTCTGGAACACCTGGCCGATGTATGAGATCAAG GACATGA